From a single Lolium rigidum isolate FL_2022 chromosome 7, APGP_CSIRO_Lrig_0.1, whole genome shotgun sequence genomic region:
- the LOC124675452 gene encoding SUMO-activating enzyme subunit 1A-like isoform X1 gives MDLSKYVANLILFFRRLRIRAFRAMGGGGGGAEEELTAQETALYDRQIRVWGVDAQKRLSKAHVLVCGVNGTTIEFCKNIVLAGVGSLSLMDDRVVTADDLNSNFLIPHDESIYGGRSRADVCCQSLKDFNPMVRVDVAKGDPSLIDGEFIDKFDIIVVSCASLKTKLFINENCRKRNKHIAFYSIECKDSCGEIFVDLQNHSYVQKKPGGDPKQQELAYPSLQEAIDVPWKSLPKKTTKLHFAMRVLESYELSEGREPGETSLSDLPAVLALRKDMCDRMSLNESQIPTALLERLLAAGKKEHPPVCAILGGILGQEVIKSISCKGDPVKNFFYFDAADGKGVMEDIPPTPAD, from the exons TCCGGGCGTTCCGTgcgatgggtggcggcggcggtggcgcggaggaggagctcacGGCGCAGGAGACGGCGCTCTATGACCGACAGATCCGCGTCTGGGGCGTTGATGCCCAGAAGAG GCTAAGTAAAGCCCATGTGCTCGTGTGTGGCGTCAACGGTACTACTATTGAG TTCTGCAAGAATATTGTTCTAGCAGGAGTTGGTAGCTTATCCTTGATGGATGATCGCGTAGTCACCGCGGATGATCTCAATTCAAACTTCCTAATTCCACATGATGAGAGTATCTATGGTGGTAGATCACGAGCTGACGTTTGCTGCCAGTCCCTAAAAGATTTCAATCCAATGGTCCGAGTTGATGTTGCAAAAG GTGATCCTTCACTAATTGATGGAGAATTCATTGACAAGTTTGACATAATTGTAGTTAGCTGCGCATCTCTTAAAACCAAG TTGTTCATTAATGAGAACTGCCGGAAGAGAAACAAGCATATTGCCTTCTATTCGATAGAGTGCAAGGATTCTTGTGGTGAAATATTTGTTGATCTGCAGAACCATAGCTATGTTCAG AAGAAGCCTGGAGGAGATCCTAAACAGCAGGAGTTGGCATATCCTAGCCTGCAG GAAGCTATTGATGTGCCCTGGAAGAGTCTGCCCAAAAAAACAACTAAATTGCATTTCGCCATGAGAG TCTTGGAAAGTTACGAGTTATCTGAAGGGCGTGAACCTGGCGAGACATCACTTTCTGATCTACCTGCAGTTTTGGCTCTGAGGAAGGACATGTGTGATAGAATG TCTTTAAATGAGTCTCAAATTCCTACGGCTCTACTGGAACGGCTTCTGGCAGCTGGAAAGAAGGAACATCCTCCTGTATGTGCAATCCTTGGTGGCATTCTTGGTCAG GAGGTGATTAAGTCTATATCTTGTAAGGGAGATCCGGTCAAGAATTTCTTTTATTTTGACGCCGCCGATGGTAAAGGGGTCATGGAGGACATCCCCCCAACTCCCGCAGACTAA
- the LOC124675452 gene encoding SUMO-activating enzyme subunit 1A-like isoform X2, protein MDLSKYVANLILFFRRLRIRAFRAMGGGGGGAEEELTAQETALYDRQIRVWGVDAQKRLSKAHVLVCGVNGTTIEFCKNIVLAGVGSLSLMDDRVVTADDLNSNFLIPHDESIYGGRSRADVCCQSLKDFNPMVRVDVAKGDPSLIDGEFIDKFDIIVVSCASLKTKLFINENCRKRNKHIAFYSIECKDSCGEIFVDLQNHSYVQKKPGGDPKQQELAYPSLQEAIDVPWKSLPKKTTKLHFAMRVLESYELSEGREPGETSLSDLPAVLALRKDMCDRMLLAAGKKEHPPVCAILGGILGQEVIKSISCKGDPVKNFFYFDAADGKGVMEDIPPTPAD, encoded by the exons TCCGGGCGTTCCGTgcgatgggtggcggcggcggtggcgcggaggaggagctcacGGCGCAGGAGACGGCGCTCTATGACCGACAGATCCGCGTCTGGGGCGTTGATGCCCAGAAGAG GCTAAGTAAAGCCCATGTGCTCGTGTGTGGCGTCAACGGTACTACTATTGAG TTCTGCAAGAATATTGTTCTAGCAGGAGTTGGTAGCTTATCCTTGATGGATGATCGCGTAGTCACCGCGGATGATCTCAATTCAAACTTCCTAATTCCACATGATGAGAGTATCTATGGTGGTAGATCACGAGCTGACGTTTGCTGCCAGTCCCTAAAAGATTTCAATCCAATGGTCCGAGTTGATGTTGCAAAAG GTGATCCTTCACTAATTGATGGAGAATTCATTGACAAGTTTGACATAATTGTAGTTAGCTGCGCATCTCTTAAAACCAAG TTGTTCATTAATGAGAACTGCCGGAAGAGAAACAAGCATATTGCCTTCTATTCGATAGAGTGCAAGGATTCTTGTGGTGAAATATTTGTTGATCTGCAGAACCATAGCTATGTTCAG AAGAAGCCTGGAGGAGATCCTAAACAGCAGGAGTTGGCATATCCTAGCCTGCAG GAAGCTATTGATGTGCCCTGGAAGAGTCTGCCCAAAAAAACAACTAAATTGCATTTCGCCATGAGAG TCTTGGAAAGTTACGAGTTATCTGAAGGGCGTGAACCTGGCGAGACATCACTTTCTGATCTACCTGCAGTTTTGGCTCTGAGGAAGGACATGTGTGATAGAATG CTTCTGGCAGCTGGAAAGAAGGAACATCCTCCTGTATGTGCAATCCTTGGTGGCATTCTTGGTCAG GAGGTGATTAAGTCTATATCTTGTAAGGGAGATCCGGTCAAGAATTTCTTTTATTTTGACGCCGCCGATGGTAAAGGGGTCATGGAGGACATCCCCCCAACTCCCGCAGACTAA